In the Vitis vinifera cultivar Pinot Noir 40024 chromosome 2, ASM3070453v1 genome, one interval contains:
- the LOC100249570 gene encoding phosphatidylinositol 4-kinase gamma 2 produces MSVAAVASSPIRGESVHSPGFFHGQPEPCSSESILVYLTVAGSVIPLRVLESDSIASVKFRIQICQGFVVKKQKLVFGGRELARNDSLVRDYGVTSGNVLHLVLKLSDLLAITVRTACGKEFEFHVDRYSNVGYLKQRIVKTRKCFVDLEDHEFFCNGNKLDDQVLIDDICTSDPIIHLLVQKSAKVRAKPVDKDFELSVVAEDRNEGTRDGANEGENRSEEQLQVVEKEPPDRDFWLEPIIVNPKLKFPSFIWDLINSTFDGLDSGNHPILSSEGTGGTYFMQDSLGLKYVSVFKPMDEEPMAVNNPRGLPASSNGEGLKRGTRVGEGAVREVAAYVLDHPKSGPRLFSDEEIGFAGVPPTVMVQCLHKGLNHPEGYECSEEKVKIGSLQKFMNSHGSCEDMGPGAFPVEEVHKISVFDIRMANTDRHAGNILVNKEGKDGQIVLIPIDHGYCLPENFEDCTFDWLYWPQARQPFSLDTIDYINSLDAEQDIALLKFCGWELSLECARTLRISTMLLKKGAQRGLTPFVIGSIMCRVTLNKESVIEEIVQEAQDSLLPGMSEAAFLETISQLIDTRLDKLMK; encoded by the exons ATGTCTGTGGCTGCTGTTGCATCGAGTCCCATTCGCGGTGAATCGGTACATTCACCGGGTTTTTTCCATGGCCAACCAGAGCCTTGCTCCAGCGAATCAATCCTAGTTTATCTCACTGTCGCCGGTTCTGTGATTCCTCTGCGTGTTTTGGAGTCCGATTCGATAGCGTCAGTGAAATTTAGGATCCAGATATGTCAAGGGTTTGTAGTGAAGAAACAGAAGCTAGTTTTTGGGGGAAGAGAGTTAGCAAGAAACGATTCTCTTGTTAGGGATTACGGTGTCACCAGTGGGAATGTTCTGCATTTGGTTCTTAAGCTATCAGATCTCCTGGCCATCACCGTTAGAACCGCATGTGGGAAGGAATTCGAGTTTCATGTGGATAGATATAGTAATGTTGGGTACCTCAAGCAACGAATTGTAAAAACCAGGAAATGCTTTGTTGATCTTGAGGATCATGAATTTTTCTGCAATGGAAATAAGCTGGATGACCAGGTTCTCATTGATGATATCTGTACCAGTGATCCTATCATTCATCTGTTGGTTCAGAAATCGGCTAAGGTCAGAGCCAAGCCTGTTGACAAAGATTTTGAGCTATCAGTTGTTGCAGaagatagaaatgaagggaCAAGAGATGGAGCCAATGAAGGAGAGAATCGATCTGAGGAGCAGCTTCAGGTTGTGGAGAAGGAGCCACCAGATAGAGATTTCTGGTTGGAACCTATCATTGTTAATCCGAAGCTCAAGTTCCCTTCATTTATTTGGGATTTGATCAACTCCACATTTGATGGATTGGACAGTGGGAACCACCCAATCTTATCGTCTGAGGGAACCGGAGGAACTTATTTCATGCAAGATTCGTTGGGTCTCAAGTATGTTTCTGTTTTCAAGCCCATGGATGAGGAGCCCATGGCTGTTAATAATCCTAGAGGGTTGCCTGCATCCTCAAATGGTGAAGGATTGAAAAGGGGGACAAGAGTAGGAGAAGGAGCAGTGAGGGAAGTTGCAGCATACGTACTGGATCATCCGAAGAGTGGGCCTCGATTGTTTTCAGATGAAGAGATTGGCTTTGCAGGTGTTCCACCTACTGTAATGGTTCAGTGCTTGCACAAAGGATTGAACCATCCAGAAGGGTATGAGTGCTCAGAAGAGAAGGTCAAGATTGGATCATTGCAGAAGTTCATGAACAGCCATGGAAGTTGCGAGGACATGGGCCCTGGGGCTTTCCCTGTAGAGGAGGTCCATAAGATTAGTGTTTTTGATATAAGAATGGCGAATACAGATAGGCATGCTGGGAATATTCTGGTGAACAAAGAGGGTAAAGATGGCCAGATTGTGCTTATTCCAATTGATCACGGATATTGCTTGCCTGAGAAT TTTGAAGATTGCACTTTTGATTGGCTTTACTGGCCACAAGCCCGCCAGCCTTTCTCCCTGGACACCATTGACTACATAAACTCACTGGATGCTGAGCAAGATATCGCACTTCTGAAATTCTGTGGTTGGGAGCTTTCCCTTGAATGTGCCCGCACGCTTCGCATCTCCACCATGCTTCTGAAGAAAGGTGCACAGAGGGGTCTTACTCCTTTTGTAATTGGAAGCATCATGTGCAGAGTAACCTTGAACAAGGAATCTGTCATTGAGGAGATTGTTCAGGAAGCCCAGGATTCCTTGCTTCCTGGAATGAGTGAAGCTGCATTTCTTGAGACCATCTCCCAGCTGATTGATACCCGACTTGACAAGCTTATGAAATAA